In a single window of the Zea mays cultivar B73 chromosome 5, Zm-B73-REFERENCE-NAM-5.0, whole genome shotgun sequence genome:
- the LOC100282520 gene encoding ER6 protein, which translates to MATGNLASVVVAVDGSEESMNALQWALDNLRLRPDGELVVLHVQPPPNIAAGLNPAPIPFGGPSGLEVPAFTQAIEAHQRRITQAILEHALKICSDKNVEVKTEVVVGDPKEKICEIAANRKADLLVMGCRAIGPLKRVFLGSVSNYCINHVGCPVVVIKGT; encoded by the exons ATGGCGACCGGCAACCTGGCGAGCGTGGTGGTGGCTGTAGACGGCAGCGAGGAGAGCATGAACGCGCTGCAGTGGGCGCTCGACAACCTCCGCCTGCGCCCCGACGGCGAGCTCGTCGTGCTGCACGTCCAGCCGCCGCCCAACATCGCCGCGGGACTCAACCCGGCGCCCATCCCCTTCGGCGGCCCCA gcgggttggaggtgccggcgtTCACGCAGGCCATCGAGGCGCACCAGCGGCGCATAACGCAGGCGATCCTGGAGCACGCCCTGAAGATTTGTTCCGATAAGAAT GTGGAGGTGAAGACGGAGGTGGTGGTCGGGGACCCCAAGGAGAAAATCTGCGAGATTGCGGCCAACCGCAAGGCCGATCTGCTCGTCATGGGCTGCCGTGCCATTGGGCCGCTAAAGAG GGTGTTCTTGGGCAGTGTGAGCAACTACTGTATCAACCATGTGGGCTGCCCTGTTGTTGTGATCAAGGGGACATGA
- the LOC100282520 gene encoding ER6 protein isoform X2, whose translation MATGNLASVVVAVDGSEESMNALQWALDNLRLRPDGELVVLHVQPPPNIAAGLNPAPIPFGGPSGGEDGGGGRGPQGENLRDCGQPQGRSARHGLPCHWAAKEGVLGQCEQLLYQPCGLPCCCDQGDMIFHQPSILWCTSIQGF comes from the exons ATGGCGACCGGCAACCTGGCGAGCGTGGTGGTGGCTGTAGACGGCAGCGAGGAGAGCATGAACGCGCTGCAGTGGGCGCTCGACAACCTCCGCCTGCGCCCCGACGGCGAGCTCGTCGTGCTGCACGTCCAGCCGCCGCCCAACATCGCCGCGGGACTCAACCCGGCGCCCATCCCCTTCGGCGGCCCCA GTGGAGGTGAAGACGGAGGTGGTGGTCGGGGACCCCAAGGAGAAAATCTGCGAGATTGCGGCCAACCGCAAGGCCGATCTGCTCGTCATGGGCTGCCGTGCCATTGGGCCGCTAAAGAG GGTGTTCTTGGGCAGTGTGAGCAACTACTGTATCAACCATGTGGGCTGCCCTGTTGTTGTGATCAAGGGGACATGATATTCCATCAGCCCAGCATTCTTTGGTGTACTTCCATTCAAGGTTTTTGA